One genomic window of Quercus robur chromosome 6, dhQueRobu3.1, whole genome shotgun sequence includes the following:
- the LOC126689625 gene encoding 26S proteasome non-ATPase regulatory subunit 6-like, whose amino-acid sequence MDSEEGTQQPHLVLVHKLFLLRHPDVRDIEKVRLKDEVFAVVKSDDMAPLYKTLVADSVLESDQGLLHKLKKVGNSNGAVLGYLLRAWVDGLGGAMPDRNHQWDCGSLWCGVCFGVCLCVMGWFVEILRFGGCLL is encoded by the exons ATGGATAGTGAGGAGGGAACTCAGCAACCGCACCTCGTGCTCGTTCACAAGCTCTTCCTCCTGAGGCACCCGGATGTCCGGGACATCGAGAAGGTCCGCCTCAAAGATGAGGTCTTCGCCGTCGTCAAATCCGACG ATATGGCTCCGTTGTACAAAACCCTAGTGGCCGATTCAGTGTTAGAAAGTGATCAGGGGCTTCTTCACAAGCTAAAGAAGGTGGGTAACTCAAATGGAGCTGTATTAGGTTACCTTCTGCGAGCATGGGTCGATGGGCTTGGTGGTGCTATGCCAGATCGCAACCATCAATGGGATTGCGGCTCTCTTTGGTGTGGTGTTTGCTTTGGGGTTTGTTTGTGCGTTATGGGTTGGTTTGTTGAAATATTGAGGTTTGGTGGTTGTCTGCTTTAA